TGGCACCCCCTagcgtataacagtgaaaacatggattgccagaaaattctgtcaatggcatATAAGCATTGTcttaaatgacggaaaattccatcagtggcggggaaagagttaattaaCGAGAGATATTAACAAGTTAACTTTTGGCGGCCGTTATCTAAATATGTGTGCAGTTTTGTTCACTCATTGAAAGAACTGTACGTCCCTTCTATTTGCATCAATGTGTATTCAAAAGGTCAGCACCTCTCATCACTAGAGAAACTGCTCACCTCCACAGAAAGAGATGCCCACTAAGCCCAGACTCAAGCACATGGGGATGGAGATCTTCAGATGACCCCATTCAGCTGCGTTATCACCTGTCCACACCGCACCTGAGCCACAGACAGAGGAAGTCATCACCAAACGCTCAGTTACAAACACGTGAGGCTTGTGTGTGAAGTGAAGGTGTCTCTCACCGTAACGCTGGGATCCTGCAAAAAAAGCTCGGGTCAGAACGAAAGGTCTCTCCACTCCTCCTGAACGCTGAATCAGGCCGTCTGCAGTCGCCTTTTGCTGGTAATACAGATGTATTGttaagagagaaagaaaaaaacaattttcaacaaccacttttgtcttttttggctcttcattttcttttttttttactctatcaCACATGCTTTTCAGTATTATATGTGCGTTTAATACAGGGAATGTCTccattttaatgctttattcatATGATTCCTTAGGAGtccaattatttttatatacatttcttattatataaGTGTTTGAGTCCACCTTAGTCAAGTCTGAGTCAAGTCTGAGTCCAACTAAATATTACTGTATGTCATTAAATTAATATCTTAGCTTGTTTTAACCAAGCAGCAACCTTCCGGTCTCTCGCTTGAAGCCAACACGGAAGTGACTtgaactgcaattcatcgactggctgCTAcagacaggctccaaaagggaGTAAATCCCAGTAAATCCCAGTAAAcctaaacaaaaatatgtttacagcctggtacaaaaaGTGGTTTGAGTTTATATAGCTAATTTTGtccttcatgacaactgtgaaggggtgaatttttttataactcatccgtttaaattatattaagccttaaagttcagagtgacaggtggattgctgctgctgtcactACTAGCCTGCTTATCTGCTGTCTGTTAGCTCCACCCatgtcccgcctctttgcccatttttgATTATCCAGGAGTGACGCGCTGCCAAGGTGGCGACGGCCGGCTCCAACCACTTTGGGTtccaaaaatgctcttcagaaacattaaggtgacgtcacggacactacaTCCATTGTTTAATACAGTTTATGGTTTCTAACCTTGttttttgatttcatattttattaacagtaTCCTTCTGAGCAAACCACCATGTGACAGAAGTTATGGCTgttcatgttaatcttttgtgcaaatccagcgttgcttaatgcattcttttttttttttttaaatcaaaacttgaatgtgggtaaagTTTCATATAAAAATCTAATCAAAAAGCATTCGATTTTTTATTGAATCTAATGAAAAATTACCATTGAGCAAAAagtgaattaaaataataaaactacaATGTTCAGACACATTTTACTAGTACAATTCTTGGGGGAAGGTATGCTTGattaaaattctaaatattatgATAAATATAGGCTTAATTTTGCTAAagttaactatttttatttcttttaattctgAGTTTAAATGTGGCCTGGACACATTTATGTGAAACTCACCCAGGCAATAatgttgtaaatgttttttggaAACAccttaaggccccgatatacttcaagcaaTATCAAAGAATGaactgatgtgacatcatttcaaacaaaatcaggccaaaagtTGGTTTGGTGTTCATTTCAGGAGTTCAAAACAGCTTCCCAAAGCAAACTTTCTGGAAAATTTAACTCTGGCTGGTTAACACCTTTGAACTACCATTGGACTGTGTGGCGATGATGTAATAGGTGGGGGTGACCACAAGGCTCCGCCTTCTCTGACGTGGAAATATTCAccggttcatttcttctgttctgtCCGTTAGACATGAGTAAAACTAGAACACACtcgagagctgctttatagtagaaactgaagttgtaattgtaattcaaagcgacactgttttttcatgtttaatgctgtaaagctgcttgattttaagcaaatctattttataaagtgctatataaataaatgttacctGACTTTACTTGAGTGCCtaattgcagagctggtgcaaacatatccacatcactgtgatcagatgctttcttaactacTGTTTTCTCACtgatgtcatttttgttgtgattattttgttattgagaggaaagcgtgcagcACATATTAACACATTCATCTAATTGTCGCTCTCAATAGTGTGGGAGGTGTCAGGATGTTCGCTAACAGCATACCGCTGCAAAAGTATTTTGAACTTTTCACCCTTAAgcgaagaacaaaaaaaaaagaacttcgcagtgagtatatcagggcctttatGTGCCTATAgaaaaactaaagaaaaaaatgccaaaaaaaaatggTCTCTCACCACATAGAGGCCATAAAGGTTATGAACATCTCTGTGCTCCCAGACACCATGTACAGCATCTTTGTGCATGGTCACCTCAGGCCCATTAAACACAGACGGCTCGTTCATGTCATTCCAGATGTACTGGTTCTCCATGGATCCCTGCACAAAGGCAATGGGGATTTAACAAACTTACAATCCCAAAATTGTCTCCACtaaaattacctttttaaaacaataacatcAATCTTCACATTTTAATTGTGTGCAAGAATCTAATAAACAGTCAGGGGTATCAGCTGTTCAGAAACCGCTTACCTCATACTGGTCATAGGCGAACATGCTGGCCCACCAGGCTCTCATCTCAGGGTTAGTGAAGTCAGGATAGCCAGAATTCCCTTCAGCAGAGAAAACAGCACGTTTTAGCTCTCTGAAGAGTGCGCAACATTGATCTTAACAGACAGCTGGATAAGTGGCTACACACCTGGCCAGCACCAGCCTTCATAGTCTCCTCCATCTTTGTTCTTGACATAAAAGTTTTTCGAGCGAATCTCATTGTGAATCCTGTAGCCACTGTCCACCCTAATGTGAGGATCTACGATGGCCACCAGCTGAGGAGACAAAATGTCACATGACAAATTGAAATGATTCAACAGGgcaacaattttcatttttttaaaccataCCTTTAATGggtgttttattaattattaagcacaattataaattatatatatattttaaagaaatgatactctaaataagaaactataactgccagtaggtggcggtaaatgtcttaatgagcaagtcattgagtcatttcTTCATTCGAtttgttcaaacagctgattcattgtTCAACCgattgattcgttcaaaacggaGAAGCACAACAGTTGCTCTGGCTTTAGaggtaatatttttgttgacaaaattgagcaaaaacagacaatactgtgtctaaaatataacacaatattaactttttatttattgaactgctGTATAAAACCattatcacatttgcactcatGTTATTCGGGACAAAATCAGCACTCATGTGATATTGGGCTCTACTCGTGTGATAGTGCTTAACGATCATATGAtttaaatatgagacaaaaactcatacaggggcatttttgcccatatatcttgaattttaggggcatTCATAGCTGCATTCTATAGGCTAGGCTCCATCACACAGTAAGTTATTGCCCTGCTTCATGTTCGCCACCAATCAACTTTATGAATGTAAGATGAACTTTGTAAGAATGGGGCGGGTGCATTAAATGAGTTAATTGTAATGCGTCATTTTTTcccataactaattaattaagtTAACGCATTAAATCGTCAGCCgacaacaaatatatatattttgttgtataatatatatatatatatatatatatatacacacacacacacttttatttttaggtaTATCACACGGCATAATTTATGTCACACCTTGCGTCTTTTGTCCATCAAGCCCTGCAGCATGTCTTTAGGCTGGGGGAACTTGCTGGGGTCCCAGGTGAAGTAGCGCTTTCCATCTGCATGCTCAATGTCCAGCCAAATGAAGTCATACGGGATGTCATGCTCATCAAAGCCCTGATCAACAGCCTTTACATCCTCCTGATCATTATAGTTCCAGCGGCACTGATGGTATCCCAGCGCTGAGAGAGGAGGAAATGACTGAGTGCCTAAACAAGAGAATGTTGCGTTTAGGATGAGGAAACACTTTCAAAATACATTACAAACAAAGAATAAAGGACATGCACATTCAAAATATGCATACAATTTTTGCAATCCTGTGAAATGTAAtcaaattcaaatattttttcaacTAAAACCATATTGAATAATTTCTCATTAATGAGTGAACAAGCAAAAATTTTATTACTACATTTACCCCCCTTTTTTGTTAATTTCTAGAATTTTTTTAGATTAAATTATACATGTTGACAGCACAATGcaagacaaatatatatatatatttttagcaaTCATGAGAAttcttgtttaaataaatatgtaattatatataatctGAAAATTACAGATTCTCACTCAAATGGATGGTAAATTCTTCATGATTGCTCAAAAACAGTCCAGATTTATGAAACCTACATATTCATTTTCTAACAAAACATCATCAATAATACTcttaatgaatatattttgtttggAAACATTCAACTTTCAGATGAGAAACAGATTCATCAATAGGCAGGCATATTCATGCTAATCAAAGAAATTCAGTTTCAAATGTGTTTGTGAGATATGGgaaagagaaaaatatattttgcagaaGACAAATCTAACTCaaagatgtcagtaaaacagcttgtagGCCATACAATGTCACTTAACGTTTCATTTACctcaaaaaagtcattcaatTTCCATAAACTCAGATAGCTGAAAAAAATAACTCTAGAGaacagcattttgctaaatatatgcactgtattacatattcattatatttttacttaacctgttagtgatgtcttcattatttaatgtatttttggatAAATTTGTcagttattacagtttattgtgatttaaatgtttatatctcACCAACAAACTAGAGTAGAAACAATTCGGTTATTAAATAGTTGATataaaactgccttatgtgcaatttaaatgtttgtacaacTCAGTTTTACCTATTTGAGTGctgattattaaataagtttgattgattgttaatttatttatttttggtttcgGTTTTCAGCCAAGTGCATCCTGAATTTTTATATTGGCGCATCCCTATTTTTTAGTCTCCTAAATGAATAAGAAAAAGcatgaatgagatttgagagatAAAGGCAGTGGGCAAAATTATGCGGaaatttcttcaaaatgtcctacagttttgaaaaatattagggtgagtaaacgatgacaaaGTGAAGTTGAAAATAGCATGAAATATACCTTaaagaaatcatattttcaaGTTTGGCACTGACTCTGTATGCAGTGACGTGTGGTGTAACTTCCTTTTCCTGTGCTTTTGAGTACCTGTAAGTGATGCGTACTGAGTGAAGACATCCGTAGGTTTTGGTCCCAGCATGATAAAGACATCAATAATACCACTCTCAGATATCCAGCGTACATCCGTCTGAGGAGCTTCACTAGAAACTTTTACGAAGTCCAGCATTTTTCCAAACATTGTCTGAAATATGGACATACATTTAAGGGAATTGTGCCAAAACATTTGAATACTGATACAGAAAATCTGCTTTTAATATCAACTTGACCAAACTAATGTTAACATCAGACAATACTGCAGTGCTCTTCGATATATTGTGTTTCCCTAATTTGAACATTCAGGTTATTTATTTGAACATGGTCAACCAAAACCATTAGACATCTTATCAAAACCAAAGAAGCTAATAGCAGTTTTCTCACTCTCACCTTTCCCGCAGTATTTGAGCTGATGTCCACCCATGTCTCTGCTGCATTGAGCCAGAAGATGCCCATGGTGCGGTCAGTACTATGAGATATGAGGACGGGAACTGCCCCGTAAAGGGCCATCGGGTTGTGTAGCTCATACTGAAAAACATCCAGGTTGTACAGCCGATACGGGTCTGAgccactaagaaaaaaaaaaaaaaaacaccacaacaATGGGCAGTGAAACACTATTGTTACTGGTTTAGtcctaaaaacaaataaataagcagctgtcacataacattttaaacGGTTCTTCATTTAACAATGTCCAATATTCAGGCTAGTTTATCTTGTCCCTAACTGAAGTATTAGTATGGTTGGTCagaatattttgtgttttgtatgcTGGTTTCCTGTGGCCTATTTCTTGAAGGAGGTTAGTTTGAGCAAAGTTCAAGAAGATGGATTGGTTTTTAGTGGTGTTAATCACTGTGGTATCTTACGCTACACGGCTAACCCGAAACCAAACCACAAACTGGACCAATCacctgtgagtaaagtgacatttACGTACCCTGTATCTCTTGCTCCAAAATAAATCAGATCTCaatgtattaatataaatacacgcgttaaaacttttaaaggattagttcacttcagaattataatttcttgataatttactcacccccatgtcatccaagatgtttatgtctttctttgttcagttggaaggaaattaaagtttttgaggaaaacattccaggatttttcttcatatagtggacttcaacagttagcAATGGATTGGAGGTCCAAAtcacagtttcagtgcagcttcaaaggtctctacatgatcccagacgaggaataagggtcttatctaaagaagccatcggccattttctaaagggagtaagacccttattcctcatctgggatcgtgtagagacctttgaagctgcactgaaactgtgaTTTGgacctgttgaagtccactatatggaaaaaaatcctggaatgttttcctcaaaaaccttaatttcttttcgactgaagaaagaaagacatgaacatcttggatgacatgggggtgagtaaattatcaggaaatttgaattctgaagtgaactaaccctttaaaagttttaaaattgcTTTTCAGCTCTTTGAGAatctatataaattattaataaattcagTTGATTCACTTGCATTAATAATacagtcagatattttctttcagctgccttctcaaactttcttGGCATCAGCAGTGTTTCTTTCTGCCTTGGAAATGAGTTAAAATTCATGCGCTGCATCTGTAATCGAATacttgcctactatatagtatgtgaaaaacagtacgccaaaaGAGTATTATGTCGAAATGCATAGCATTCGAATAACAGTAGACGAAAAGTCCCCAGATGACTACTACTTCTGCATTTGAAGGGCACTTTATTATCCCATGAGGCCTCAGGAGGGGATTTATAAATGGAAGTGgaagtacctactcagacagtacgCAATTTCGTAATCAGCGACAATCCCATTATTTTCAGCAGTAAATTGTGAATTGTACCAACTCTCTAATGGAAAGTAAATTGGATTTATCTGGTTGTGtcaaccctaaacctactctgaaaataaaagtttgttcaactagcctAGTGGTGTTCACATCAGGTTTCTTTACAAGCTTAACCAGCGTAACTTCTTTTATCAGTCAGACACACCAGCTAGATCTGGCAGGTGAACAGCTTGGCTATGCGCAAAACCAGTAATAATCACCCTCGACCAGCAACAAAATTCAACATGAAAAGTGCTCCTTTGCTGCGTGTGTGTCCCGCGTACTCACTCTGTGTTTTTCAGTTTGAGCGTGTCTGCGTGTTCCGGAATCCCATAGACGTGTTCCACACCAGGCAGAGAAAAATCTAAACTAATAGATGATGGACCTGAAATCAAATGGAGATTTAAAAAGAAGGTTAAACTAACAAACTTGACTGTTTATCTTACTGACATTCTACTGATCATGTTATagaataaaatggaaaatatttaaCCAGATTTCAATGTACCATTGGGCTTTGAATCACTATGAGATTTAAATGTTTCCTCCCACATGCCCGGTTTATCCTCTTCTTCTTTGATCTGTCCATCCTAAATTAataaaggaaataaataaaaggggGAAAAAGGCAACAGGTAAATTAAaacacattataatataatgagTCTCCTTAATGAAGATCTCAACGCTCAAATATTAACACACTTTACACTATCTAGGTCTAATAAATCTGTCCAGTtattgaaaacacacacacacctcgtCAGATTGCTTCTCCGCATTCTCCTGTCCTGTCACTTCCTCCGACTCACTTTTACTGGAAAGTAGACACAGTTTCTCTTAATACAAATACTTGTTAGTACAACTAAACAAACGTAAATCTTGTAGAGGGTGAACTTGAATAGGTTCTTGAATAAGAGATGCATCAATACGATCATTGATAATCAATACCTGTACTTGATATCACTTTGCAATTCAATTTCTTTAAGTATATGGTGATTATATGGtgattacacaaaaaaaaaaaaaacaagcatttgttgatttttgttttacaattttGTTTGACTGGCCATTGATATTAAATGCGTGTTAAGCAGAGCATGTGTCATCCGGCTAAAAAGTACAACCTGACTCTTCAAATAACACAACAACACTGTTTAATAATGGTTGTAATAAACTATGAGCAATGGTGGGCGGAGTTAGTTGCCCCTTTCACACATTCAGTCTTAACTGGTAAATTACTGATATACTTACCGTTAAGAGATCATGTGTGAACATGACCTTTTCAAAAATAACCGTTCTAGCAATTTACCAGTATGAGAAGTTGTAACATTACCAGTGAATTACCGGTATGATGCTGTgtgtgaacaaacaatgaagaTTACCGGTATGAGCACTTGTGAAGTCTGAACGTACTGATGCAAGAAGTCTGCTTTGGGCCAATCATGAAGTTCTTATGGAGACTGTTTACAGTAAGATCTGCTGCTGTcttttaatagtttttctaCGTAAATATGTGCTAGATGGACATCTTTGACCGTTGCACCATGTCTCGCAGCTTTTTCAGCGTGTCGCGCTCGAGACCCAGCCTCCTTTTTCATTCATCAGCACTATCATACGTGTCTCATGTTTCAAGAGCAAAAAAGCATTCTGTGTGATCATTTTTTAACTTCTAAGTGACTGACGTAAGGGATGATGTAAAATTAAACAGATAGTGAAACTAAAGCGTTTCTCCTCATGTGAGCGAATGAAGACACAATGGAGCAGCTGTGATTAACATCACAGAATTTTTCAGTATTTTGGTGCTGATGTGTGAATGGGATCTTATCTGTAAAAAGCCAGAATGCTTTTTTTGTGTAACAGCATATCTGTGCATTTACCGGTAGTCATTCTGGTAATTTTACGGCAATGTACTGGGATTACTGTGTGAAAGGGCCTAGGGTTGGCTAATTTGCACAGTGTAAACagacactgcccggccaaaataAAGTCGCAGTTTGGATTTAAACAGGCAAatgcttaaaggaacactccactttttcttgaaaataggctcattttccaactcccctagagttaaacagttttaaaaagagttttaccattttcgaatccattcaacCGGTCTcggggtctggcggtaccacttttagcatagcttagcatagttcattgactCTGATTGGactgttagcatctcgctcaaaaatgaccaaagagtttcgatatttttcctatttaaaactggactcttctgtagttgcatcgtgtactaagaccgacggaaaatgaaaagttgcgattttctaggccgatatggctaggaactatgaTATTacgtcattttccgtcggtcttagtacacaatgtaactacagaagagtcaagttttaaataagaaaaatatcgaaactctggtcatttttgagcgagatgctaacggtctaatcagattcaatgaattatgctaagctatgctaaaagtggtaccgccagacccggagatcagctgaatggattc
This Ctenopharyngodon idella isolate HZGC_01 chromosome 5, HZGC01, whole genome shotgun sequence DNA region includes the following protein-coding sequences:
- the ganaba gene encoding neutral alpha-glucosidase AB isoform X2, translated to MTRVKINELKPIKPRYEVPDVLISDPLTEALSVVSQDENSLVLSLGGKEQRLIVSAQPFRLDIVEGPQVLMSLNSRGLLAFEHLRARKDTKSESEEVTGQENAEKQSDEDGQIKEEEDKPGMWEETFKSHSDSKPNGPSSISLDFSLPGVEHVYGIPEHADTLKLKNTDGSDPYRLYNLDVFQYELHNPMALYGAVPVLISHSTDRTMGIFWLNAAETWVDISSNTAGKTMFGKMLDFVKVSSEAPQTDVRWISESGIIDVFIMLGPKPTDVFTQYASLTGTQSFPPLSALGYHQCRWNYNDQEDVKAVDQGFDEHDIPYDFIWLDIEHADGKRYFTWDPSKFPQPKDMLQGLMDKRRKLVAIVDPHIRVDSGYRIHNEIRSKNFYVKNKDGGDYEGWCWPGNSGYPDFTNPEMRAWWASMFAYDQYEGSMENQYIWNDMNEPSVFNGPEVTMHKDAVHGVWEHRDVHNLYGLYVQKATADGLIQRSGGVERPFVLTRAFFAGSQRYGAVWTGDNAAEWGHLKISIPMCLSLGLVGISFCGADVGGFFKHPSSELLVRWYQAGAYQPFFRAHAHIDTPRREPWLFGPENTALIREAVRQRYALLPYWYQLFYNAHRTGQPVMRPLWVEYPDNVATFSIEDEYLIGKDLLVHPVTDEGASGVTAYLPGKGEVWYDVHTFQKHDGDQSLYIPVTMSSIPVFQRGGSIICRKDRVRRSSSCMENDPYSLYVALSSQGSAEGELYIDDFHTFNFEKSKQFVHRQLSFSDNILSSRNLSPDSQFSTGSWIEKIVIIGGSQPSSVTLKTADGTESTLEFEFDSTLAVLTLRKPAVNAAADWTVLLR
- the ganaba gene encoding neutral alpha-glucosidase AB isoform X1; protein product: MTRVKINELKPIKPRYEVPDVLISDPLTEALSVVSQDENSLVLSLGGKEQRLIVSAQPFRLDIVEGPQVLMSLNSRGLLAFEHLRARKDTSISHKISSTVGSMWDSLKNIFSSKSESEEVTGQENAEKQSDEDGQIKEEEDKPGMWEETFKSHSDSKPNGPSSISLDFSLPGVEHVYGIPEHADTLKLKNTDGSDPYRLYNLDVFQYELHNPMALYGAVPVLISHSTDRTMGIFWLNAAETWVDISSNTAGKTMFGKMLDFVKVSSEAPQTDVRWISESGIIDVFIMLGPKPTDVFTQYASLTGTQSFPPLSALGYHQCRWNYNDQEDVKAVDQGFDEHDIPYDFIWLDIEHADGKRYFTWDPSKFPQPKDMLQGLMDKRRKLVAIVDPHIRVDSGYRIHNEIRSKNFYVKNKDGGDYEGWCWPGNSGYPDFTNPEMRAWWASMFAYDQYEGSMENQYIWNDMNEPSVFNGPEVTMHKDAVHGVWEHRDVHNLYGLYVQKATADGLIQRSGGVERPFVLTRAFFAGSQRYGAVWTGDNAAEWGHLKISIPMCLSLGLVGISFCGADVGGFFKHPSSELLVRWYQAGAYQPFFRAHAHIDTPRREPWLFGPENTALIREAVRQRYALLPYWYQLFYNAHRTGQPVMRPLWVEYPDNVATFSIEDEYLIGKDLLVHPVTDEGASGVTAYLPGKGEVWYDVHTFQKHDGDQSLYIPVTMSSIPVFQRGGSIICRKDRVRRSSSCMENDPYSLYVALSSQGSAEGELYIDDFHTFNFEKSKQFVHRQLSFSDNILSSRNLSPDSQFSTGSWIEKIVIIGGSQPSSVTLKTADGTESTLEFEFDSTLAVLTLRKPAVNAAADWTVLLR